Sequence from the Orcinus orca chromosome 11, mOrcOrc1.1, whole genome shotgun sequence genome:
CTCCTGCCGCCAGGGCTACCGGGAACCCTGCGGGGTCCCCAATGGGGGCTACTACCGGCCAGAGGGGACCCTGGAGAGGAGGCGGCTGGCCTACGGGGCCTATGAGGGGCCCCCACAGGGCTATGCTGAGGCCTCTGTGGAGAAGAGGCGCCTCTGCCGATCGCTGTCCGAGGGGCCGTACCCCTACCCGCCTGAGCTGGGGAAACCGGCCAACGGGGACTTTGGCTACCGCACCCCAGGCTACCGGGAGGTGGTGATCCTGGAGGACCCTGGGCTGCCTGCCCTGTGCTCATGCCCCGCCTGTGAGGAGAAGCTAGCGCTGCCCACGGCAGCCCTCTATGGGCTGCGCCTggagagggaggctggagaggggTGGGCGGATGAGGCTGGCAAGGCCCTCCTGCACCCGGTGCGGCCTGGGCACCCGCTGCCCCTGCTGGTGCCTTCCTGTGGGCACCACCATGCCCCAGTGCCCGGCTACAGCTGCCTGAAGCCGCCCAAGGCAGGCGAGGAAGGGCATGAGGGCTGCTCCTACGCCATGTGCCCCGAAGGCAGGTATGGGCATCCAGGGTACCCTGCCCTGGTGACATACGGCTATGGAGGAGCGGTTCCCAGTTACTGCCCAGCGTATGGCCGGGCGCCTCACAGCTGCGGGTCTCCAGGCGAGGGCAGAAGGTATCCCAGCGCTGGTGCCCACTCCCCCCGGGCTGGCTCCATTTCCCCCGGCAGCCCACCCTACCCCCAATCCAGGAACCTCAGCTACGAGATCcctgcagaggagggaggggacaggtaTCCGCCGCCAGGGCACCTGGCCCCAGCAGGACCCTTGGCATCTGCAGGTGAGGGCACTGGGATGGGGAGTGCCCAGGGCAGAGGAGGGCTCTGGAAGATGGTGGGGGAAGGCACAGAGTGAGAAAGAGCTAAGCCAGACAGAAGGGGCTCTTCCTGGCTCACAGCCCCTCCTCTCACCTTCCCTGCAGAGTCGCCGGAGCCGGTGTCCTGGAGGGAGAGCCCCAGCGGGCACAGCACCCTGCCTCGGTCTCCCCGAGATGCCCAGTGCAGTGCCTCTTCTGAGCTGTCCGGTCCCTCCACGCCCCTGCACACCAGCAGCCCAGTCCAGGGCAAGGAGAGGTACCCAGAGGGGCTGGGCAGCTCAGGCGCCTCTTGGTCCGGGCAGACCCTgaagcctggggtgggggcagctcTCACGGGGTTCTGCGGCTCTACTAACCAcctgccctcccaccccgcaGCGCCCGACGGCAGGACACTAGGTCCCCCACCTTGGCGCCCACTCAGAGACTGAGTCCCGGAGAGGCCTTGCCACCTGCTTCCCAGGGAGGGGCTGAAAGAGCTCCAGAGCTGCCAGCAAGAAGTGGGCCTGAGCCTCCGGCCCCTGGtcccttctccccagcctccccgccCAGCTCACCCAACGACTGGCCTCAGGAGAGGAGCCCGGGGGGCCGTTCGGACAGCACCAGTCCAAGGGGCCCTGTACCCACCACCCTGCCCGGCCTCCGCCACGCCCCCTGGCAGGGCCTTCGAGACTCCCCGGACAGCCCAGACGGGTCCCCCCTCACCCCTGTGCCTACTCAGATGCCCTGGCTTGTGGCTAGCCCAGAGCTGCCACGGAGCTCACCTGTACCTGCCTTCCCTCTGGCTGCATCTTATGACATCAGTGGCCCTACCCAGCCCCCACTTCCCGAGAAGCGCCACCTGCTGGGGCCTGGGCAACAGCCGGGACCCTGGGGCCCAGAGCAGGCATCGCCACCAGCCAGAGGCACGAGTCACCATGTCACCTTTGCACCTCTGCTCCCGGATaatgccccccaacccccaggtaTAAAGGCCTTCAGGTGGCTGGGGCCACCTCAGGAGAACCCTTTTTCCCAGGGAGGGGCATGGCATGGGGACTGGGGAGCCCTGAGGCCAAGCTCAGTCCCTCCCTGTCCTAGAGCCCCCTGTGCAAGAGAGCCAGAGCAACGTCAAGTTTGTCCAGGATACGTCCAAGTTCTGGTATAAGCCACACCTGTCCCGTGACCAAGGTGAGAAGCCAGCCTGCGCCCACCCCCCGTCCAGGGCTCTGGCTCGGCTTTGGAGCCCATCCTTCCAGTCGGTGCCTCTTCCCCGTCTCAGCGGGCCTCCTCTGGGCCGAGCCTTTCTCTAGCTGGTGATTCTGGGCTTCGGGCTCAAGGAGGTCTAACACTGTCAGCGCTCTGTGCGCTGACTCCCCAGCGGCGTCCCGGGTGCTGTCGCCGCAGCTGTTAGGGCCAGAGGCCTGGGGAACTTGGGCAGCAGAGCGGAGGGGCTCCTTGGGGCTCAGTCGGCCGCTGAGAAGACTTCTCCCAACCTCCTGCAGCCATTGCCCTGCTGAAGGACAAGGACCCTGGGGCCTTCTTGATCAGGGACAGTCATTCATTCCAAGGAGCCTATGGGCTGGCTCTCAAGGTGGCTACGCCCCCACCCAGCGCCCAGCCCTGGAAAGGTACAGAATGGTCAACCGTGAGGGAAACGGggagtggggtgtggggaggtaCCAGAGGCCAGACAAGGCAGGGTGGGCCGTGTCGCTTCttagtggggagagggagcaggTGTCCTCTCCTGCTCGGGAAAGAATTCCAGCAGGCGAGAAGCAGAATCTGGAATCTGACGaagccttcctctcccctcccctcccctccgctcAGGGGACCCCTTGGAACAGCTGGTCCGCCATTTTCTCATTGAGACTGGGCCCAAAGGGGTGAAGATCAAGGGGTGCCCCAGCGAGCCCTACTTTGGTGAGAAGCAGGGGCTGGGAAGGCTGCACTGGGCTGGTCCAGGGAGGCCAAGAGGCGTCAGGAGGGAGGAGGTAGACCGCGGGTATCTCCGGGTGCCTCGAGACCCCACTCGCCTCTCCCCTGCAGGCAGCCTGTCGGCCCTGGTCTCCCAGCACTCCATCTCCCCGCTGTCCCTGCCCTGCTGCCTGCGTATTCCCAGCAAAGGTGGGTGTCCGGTCATCTgtcctcccacctctccccacccactgCAGGCAAAGGCAGAATCCCTAGGTCCTGGCTTcccgcctgcctgcctgccttccctcgGGGATGGCAAAGGTTGCTCTCCATCTCCCAGCACTGCCACTCCCCACTGGCCCCCGTTTCCCTCAGATCCTCTGGAGGAGGCCCCAGAGGCCCCAGCGCCCGCCAACATGAGCACAGCGGCAGACCTCCTGCGCCAGGGCGCCGGTACgggcctctccttcctttcctccccctgGGCACCAAGGGGGCCGTTGCTGATACATGGGGCACTGAAAGGCCTtgaggtgggtgggtgggccCTGGCGGATGCGTCTAACCCCTGAGGGCGGGGGAGCCCTGCATCTGTAGGCACAGTGGGAGAGGGAGTCCTTGCTCTAGGCTCCGTGGGGAGGGGGCTTGTTAGGACGCAGATTCTCAGGCCTCTTTCCAGCACCTCTGACTGTGGATCTGGGGGAGGCACAGAATCTGCCTTTTTAACAGGTTACCTGTGTGACATGCATCCCGAGCGCACTGGCTGGGGAAAGTGCGAGAgccggtggggtggggggatcgAGGGGAGATAGACCTGGGGGCAGGCAGAGCCGCTGCTCCCtccaaccccccgcccccccagcctgCAGTGTGCTCTACCTGACCTCAGTGGAGACGGAGTCGCTGACAGGCCCCCAAGCGGTGGCGCGGGCCAGCTCTGCAGCTCTGAGCTGCAGCCCCCGCCCCACGCCAGCCATTGTCCACTTCAAGGTCTCAGCCCAGGGCATCACGCTGACGGACAACCAGAGGAAGTGAGTGTGCGTGCCAAGCCCCCCCGGGGGGGGGTGCAGGCCCTGGGGCCCCGATTTCCGGGTGActttccccaccctcctcctcacAGGCTCTTCTTTCGCCGCCATTATCCAGTGAACAGCATCACCTTCGCCAGCACTGACCCTCAGGACCGGAGGTgaccctctccctcccagcccttTCGCCCCACAGTCCCCAGCTCAGCTCTTCCGTTGGTAGCTATTCCCCGGGTGCATCCCTTCACAGTTCTTCTCCTTCTGCAGATGGACCAACCCGGACGGGACCACCTCCAAGTAAGCCTCCCTGGGAGTGCAGTCGCCCCTCCCTGGCATGGCATGGCATGGCACTGGCGTGGCACTGGCGTGGCACTGGCGTGGCATCGAggcacctccttcctccccaacccTGGCGTGGCAGTCCCTGTGGAAGGGATGCTAAGCCCTCCCCATCCTGCCTTTGTACCCCCAGGATCTTTGGTTTCGTGGCCAAGAAGCCGGGAAGCCCCTGGGAGAATGTGTGTCACCTCTTTGCAGAGCTTGACCCAGATCAGCCTGCAGGCGCCATTGTCACCTTCATCACCAAAGTTCTACTGGGccagagaaaatgaaggaaggcCACAAGCTCCGAGCCCACATCGACACTGCGCCCCTCTCAGCACCCCACAGCCCTCACTTCCCCTGGCCTGGACCCAGGAGACCCGGGATCCAGCCCCTCCCCTAGGAACGGGGAGCGGACACCGGCCTGGGACACTGCTCtccttccccgcccccagcctgctAAGCAAAGTGGACGGGCCCATGAGATGACCTTGCATGTGAGCAGATGGCAGAGATGGGTGTGTGAAGGGTGAGAAGGCATCAGCAGTGGAGCCTGGAGGAGATGGGGATGGCCCTGCCTGCGCGAGAACATCAGCGCTGGCGGAGACAGGCCCTGCTAGCTCCACCCAGCTGCAGGTCCCAGcatggcagggagaggggagagtgtGGGGAGCAAGGcactccctcctctgcctcccctctGAGCAGAGAGATCAGAGTGGGATCACATGAAAAGGGGGCTAAAAAAGAGTCTATTTTTGTCTAATAATAAAGAGTTTCTATAACGTTTAGTCGGAGTTGGAGTCATGCCTTGTTTCCAGGAAGGTCAAAGCCTCAGGTCTCCCAGGGGCACACCTGTGCTTCTTGGGGCATCCCAGGCCCAAGCCAGGCCCATGGGACACACACGATCCCCCTCCCTGGCCCCATACTGGTCCACACGTGCCTGGTGAGCAAGTGCCCTGGGccgccccctcctccagccctgtcCCTGGTCCCCTGTACTGGAAAGGATTCCCCTGTCCCGGCCGTACTGATAAATATGGAAACTCCATCTTTATTGGCTGTATAAACATCTCTGGTCTGTACATACATTTCATATATCATAGTGCAGGGCCTGAAGGGAGGGCCGAAGGGGAGGCCCCAGCAGCACAACACCTCACCCCTTTTCTCCAAGCCCTGCCCACTCTGCCCAAACCAAGGCCTCTCCCTCCCAGAAGTCACTGAGGAGGGGACAGGGGTCAAGCAGCTGGGAGACCGGAGGGCTTGGTGCGGAGGACACGTTAAGCGCTAGAATCAAACACTGAAGCGAAACAGGCAACTGGCACAGGCAGCAAGCAGGGGCGGGGGCAAGGCAGGGCAGGGGAGCGTGGGCCCCGTGCCCTCGGGCTCTCGCTAGGGCTCTGGGGTCCTGCCCCCACCACGTGGGAGAGACAGGCTCTGGAGTCTCCGCCTGCCTCCCCAGGAACGAGAGACGGGTGCCAGAGGTGAGCCAAGGAGGGCAAGGGGGAGACAGGAGCAAAGGCCCCAGTTCCCCGATTTGATAGCCCCTCTCTCACCCCATCAAACATGTCATGGACACCATCTACGTGTGTACAGCTGGGGGAAGCCAGAGACTCGCATTCTCGGGGGGACTGTGGTGCCTGAGCAGGCAGTGAGGGAGGAAGCTGGCTCGCAGGGGAAAGAACGGAGACCCTCGAGTAGTCTTCTCGGGACACCAGTCAGTGGAAGGAGACAGAGGGCCCAAGAGAGCgcccccccagcccagcccgggGGGATGACAGCGGCAAGTGCTTCACACGACGAGGACAGGAAACAGGAAAGAGGATGAGAAGAGGAGCCCTGCGGTAAACAGAGGACGGGGTGTCCTGCTCCACCCTTGCCAAGCCTCACGCCCAACAGCAGCTGAGACGGGCGCTCACTCCTCTCCCCTCACACGGGCCAGGGTGGGAGGGGCACGCGGGAGCCCACGGCCAAAGCCAGTGGGCCCCACCCATGAAGCAACACCATCCTTTGGGCTGGTTCCTGTCCAGCCAGGAACTCTCGCCCAGGGACTAACAACAGGGGCAGCACCAGGTCAGAAACATGGGCACAGAGGAGCCTGGCAGGGGCCTGATCCGGTAGGGCAGAGGGACAACACACCCCCTGGGGCCTGCTGGGTAAGCAAATCCTCGGGGCGTCAGGAACGGGGTACCTGGCTCTGCAAAGGgcgaggagagggagaaggggcaggtCCAGGGGAGAAGGCCTAGCCACTCAAGGGGTGCAGATCCACTTTGACTTTCTCCCCACAGCTCAGCATCCCAATTGTGGGGAAGAAGCCCCCAGAAGGTACGACAGCATCCTTCTTCCCAATGATCTTGCCATTCCGAGTGAAGAAAACCTGGGGGTGGAAGAGAAAAGTGGGATAGGCAGGCTCTAGCCTCTCCTCTGAGGATGCTGGAGCTACGCAGGCCTGAGCCGCGTCACTCCCAGCTCGCACCACCGTTGGCGAGAGACAGAGGACGATGCAGGAGGTGACCACGAGAGGGCGTCCCGAGGCCGGAAACCGGCCTCCCAGCCAGTCTCCCCACTCAGCAGCCCCACGCCCACAGCAGCCAGggcttcccctctcccctccctgggctcTGCTTTTTGTACTAACACCAGACCTCACAGAGGCCCAAGACCCCTAGTCCAACCCCAGACACACCCCACTCACCACCACCTTCTTGCCCTCGTGCTCCTGTTCTATCTCTTCCCcatcatcttcctcttcctcttcctcctcttcctcttccccttcctggtgCAGGTACATGACGTTCCGGACATTCCGGACAGCTCGGGCGGTCGGGGACAGGATCACTGTGTCACAGCTGTCATCACTGTCACCTGGGGGCCAGGAAACCTGAGCTCCTGTGGTACTGCCCCCACCTTCTGCCCGACCAGCCTGGTTGGCCATGGTCACCCCACTCACCCTCACTGTCCAAGATGTAGTCCCGGGGGAACATGATTCCACAGCCCATGATGTCCCCTTTGTAACAGCGTGGCCCAAAGGGGTCCCCCACACCACTGCCATGGAAGATCTTCCCGTCATCTGtcggagggaggggagaggacacACACCTGAGGGAGGGGCCGACACCCTACAGCCCCTAGAGCGGCCCCTGCTTAAAGCTGaagtgtccctccctccctcgctggccctgaggaagggaggagagagaatgagGGCACCAGATTAAAGAGAGACACACATCTGTCCCCTCAAGGGGCTAAGGGAGAAACTCCCTTGGGAGCTGGTCAGAGAGCGGGGGCCctcgggaggggagggagaggcggGACCAGGAACTCACAGCCCCTCCTTTCTAAAGGAAGCCCTAAAGGAAATCAAGccgatcaaaaaaaaaagaaaatgcagaatctGCAGGAAGGGTGCAGAGGGAGCCAACTCAGAGGCCTGGAATGTCCAGTTTGGGCCCAGATCCCCCACCCCTGTTCTGCTCCCCTGGCTTTTTGGGCTGGGAGGAAAAACACAGATGAAGACAAAGCGCTAGCAGCTTGGGAGGGGGAGAGCAGAGAGCGGCAGGGGAAAGTCTCTCGGGCCAGATGCTGAAGGCGAGGCCCCTAGTGTGGGGTCAGGGAAATGGATGTCCCTGTGCCCCtataccccaccccacccccagcttccccagggcagcccctcaCGCACCTGCATGGTAAGCCACagaccctctgctccagccagggTGCCTGTTCTTGGGATAATCCTACaccaagacaagaaaagaaagctgtGGTACCTCGCACAGGAAAGAGGATGCGAGAGTGGCTTACGAACCACTTCTGAAACAAGCTACGACCCAGATGGCTGCTCCCACCCCGGCAACCTCACCCCTTCAGGCACTGGAGGTCGCAGGGGAAGGTGGGAAGGTGCTTGGCTTTCCCAGCCAGGGCTGcaggctgccccccaccccacatccAGGCCTTGGTGCGTGTGGTGCGCTCACGACCCTCTCTCAGCTCCGAGGTGACTTGGGGTCTGTGCCCTCACACAGCAGGCACATACGGCCTGTTCTGTCTCGGGTTAGACCTCCCTCTGCAGCCCAGCCCCTTGATCTCCCCAAGAGCTCCGGGCCCCGGCCCAACAGCCCCAGAGCTGAGCAGCTCCACAGGCCAAAAGCCAGCACTGGCGCCCACCTTCCGGGCCAGCCCCAAGGCGATGTAGCATTTCTCTCCAGGGTCCACGATCTCCACTTCGAAGTAGTGGCTACGGGTGCTCAGCGGGTGCCGGGCCTGGGCCAGCCCCACGTCCACGATGCTCTTGCCCTTGCCCAGGTACTCCAGTAGCTATGGGGGAAgaaccaggggtggggggcaggctaGCACCCCACCCCTGGAAACCTGGTTCCAGGGCCATCTGGGgaccagttttcctgggtctcacaGAAAGCCCTGGCCAAAAGGGAAGGGATCCTGGAGGCACAAAGTGGGCCTCAGGGTTCCAGGCAGGCATGGGAGAacagggatgggggcaggggcgtGGAGGTGGCAGCACGAGCAAGAGGGCTGAGCCCCTGCTAAAGGCTGCGCCCACCTGCCTACCGAGCCAAAAACCCTCTCCTTGCTGTGGGGACCCGGCGAGAGCAGCACAGCGATCCAGATGGCCGAGCGCCAGGACCACACAGGGGTCTGTACACTCTGCCATCACTTCCCTCAATCACCCTTCCAGGAAAGGGCCACCCAGGGGCTCTGAacacagagaagaggagaggcaAAGGCTAGGCTGAGAGGAAGCCTGATGGCTTTCTCAGGGTGCCTCGGGCGGATAGGGAGGATGCAGAGGTTAGGGGCCAACTCCAGAcgtctgggggaggggagacgaGCCCAGAAGCCAGTTCTGCCTGGGATGGGACTGATATAATTTCTCAAGGTCTTTGTTTTACTTGGCTTTGAACAGAGCTGTTTGTAGCGGGGTCGAGGGGAGCCAGGGAACCGAGGACAACCAGCTCTTCTCCTTCATTTAATGCGAGGGAGGGGAGCAGGCAGAGAGAAGCTAGAAAGGCAGGCgttcctgcccccagcccctcacgGCTCTTTCAAGCTGGAgcaggggtgtggaggggagtTGACTGATGGGCTCTTGGGGCTCTTCGGCCCCACAGTGATCCTGCCTGGGCATGATGGGGCGGCAACCCCCGATCTGGGAGGATTTATTTATCAGTTGTCATGGTGATAGTAGGGCTGTGACTCAACCCCATCCCCTCTTTCCCCCaccctcagcatcacctgggattCCTTAATCCCTTTTTAATTAACCAAACTGCCCCTCAAGACTTTGTTCTACCCTCCCACCCCTCCGGCCCTGAAGAAAATTCACTCCCTGAGGATCTCCTCCACTTATCCCTGGCAAACCTCGGGACGCTGGCCTTTCACCCCACAAAGAACTCCTGCCTGAACAGGAAAGGCATCACACTCGCCTGCACCAGTGCCGAAGCCTCCATGTGTcttcagcagaggcaggcgctgcATCCTCAGCAACCCCTTCAGGGAGGCAAGAGAGGGACTCGGCCCCCTTCTCAGCCCTGGATCCCCGAAGCCCTGTCACCTCAAgcccattctcccctcctccccagagaaCTGGAGGCGGGGGACAGGGGGCACCAGGAGAAAGGCCAGAGGTGTACAGGAGGCCACCtcaactttcttctctccttcctgcagCCAGGACCATACATGTTTCGGGCTACACTGGCTCTGTGATATTCATTCTCCTAGCCCAAGTCTCCATTATCTCACACTGCTTTCTTCCATCAGAAAGGGGTCCCCTGCAGGTGGTCTTCTGATTTTCCTGGGTATTATGAAGGCCCACACTGTTTACATTCTATTTCTGGTCCTCTGTATGTTCTCGGCGTGGCCTGGGTTCCTCCTCTGCATCTCTCCCCACAGGGCCCGGAGGGATGTGGTATGATGCACATTAACTAACATAGACTCCACCCAATCCGAGCAGCCCCCAGCCCAACCTCTCCACCCTGCATTGCAGAACTGGGTGGGGGATCCCACAGCTGCCCTTGACCCACTCCATCCAACTGGCCTCTGCATAGGAAACACAGTGTTCTCCACTTCCAGAGCCAAGAGACAGCAGACCCAGATCCTGATCCTTGGGAAAAACCCGCCCAACCATTCCCTCTGCCTCAGCCCAGAGGAGGGCAGGCTGCCGGTTTGTCTGTGGATAGGTGGGGATGGTTCCTTAAGCTAAAAGGCCAGGAGGATGAAACACACTAACGTGGGACTCTAAAGCCCACTCCCCAGCCCGCAGAGCAGCTCAGACAGGCTGCTGAATGCCTGGAAGACTAGGGCCGTGCACAAGCCACCTCTTCAAGAGAGGAAGCACCCACCTCCTAGGGTGTAAGCCCCTGGATTCATCTGTTCCTCTGCATCCACTCTCCTGCCCCTGGGCAAAGTCCTCCCGAGCCCTGGGAGCCTTCTCAGAGCACTCAGAGGAGCAGGTAGGGGAGAGCCTGGCCTCCCTGATAGATCCTTGCTTGAGCGCGCCCCTCCCCTCCTTAGACTAGGGCTGGTAGAAGCCTAGAGAAGATGAGAGGTTTGGCACCTAGAGTCTGAGTTGCTAGAATCTTGATGCTGGTCCCTCAATCTGTGCCTCAGGTGCCTCttagtttctacatttttttggccatgccacagggcttgcgggatctgagttcccgactggggatcgaacccgtgccccctgcagtggaagcatggagatctaaccactggaccaccaggaaattcccaagaTACTTCTTAgtttgaaagagaatcaaacagacctgggttcaaatcctagctcctaTTACTTACTAGTCACTAAACTCAAGCAAGTGACTCTCACTTCGTTAAGCCTCAGATACTTCATCAGTAAAATAGGGGTACCACTACCCGCGTCTCCAAATATGGGTACGATGAAGTGAAGTGAGTGTCAAGGGCTTAGCCTGGAGCCTGACCCCCAGTAGGTGATAAATGCACACGTCAGCCTTTCCCTGACTCAGGAAATGGGAGTGATACTGGAATATCCCAAAGTTCCCATGCTCCCTAAACATTAACAGTCTACAACAGACTGGAACTGCCagtcacagagaaggaaaggttCTCTCACCTCAGCCCTTACCCCCAACTAGAATGCTCCCTTGGGCTCCCAGGACACTCCTCAGATGACTCCATCCCAAGGGGCCAACTGTCTTCCTCCCAGTATTTCTCCTCAAACAATACCCCCAATCAACAGGCATGCTCCTTTACatctttggtgggggtggggaactcTTTCCTTAAGGCTCCCaagaccccctccccaccccacctccctccacACACAACGGAAGCCTTGAGAGGCCAAACAGGTCAACTCCACAGAGCGGAGCTGCAGACCAGAGTGCAGAGAGCCTCCTgcaccccgccccctccctcatACCAGTAGCCCTTCTCAACCTCCTCTCCTGCTGCGACCCGCCCTCCTCCTCTTGCTAGCAGAGACCCTAATCCCTCTTGACAGCAGCAAGGGAGGACTCAGTGCCCGGAGGGCCTAGAAGCAACTGAAACACGAACCAAGAACATGCTCCCCACCGGCCAGCTCAGGCCCCAACACGGTCTCCTCCTGGGTTGGGCCCGGGGAGGACCCCTGAGAGGGTGGGGCCTCATTCACCCCACTTTGTGTACCAAGGCTGTTGCCCCGTCACTAAGGAGTTGTTAGAGGAGCTATGAACAGAAATGAGAAACAAAGACAGAACGAGTCTAATCCCCCAGCCCTACCTACTGCCCCCCCCTTGACACATTACCTCACTGTGCAAGGCCTGGGGACAGGAATGAGGGGTAGCACCCCATGCCTGAGCAAATGCAACAGCAATTCTTCAGCATCCCGGAGCTCAGGGAAGGGGGCGCTCTTTAGGAGGGGAAAGTGAGGCCACAGGAAGCAGGGAACGACTTCCCTCTGGAAAGAGCCGGTCTGTCTATATATAGATCCTCAGATCAAACAAACACAACTAAATATTAACAACTCTCGAATCTAGATAGTGGGGATACAGTGGGTGTTCACTGTGCTATTTTTTCAACTTTCCTGTATGTTTGAAACTTTTCATAATGAAttgctggaggaaaaaaaagggtcAGGAGTTGAATTCACTCTTCTGTATGGGAAGAACCagtgagaagggagaaaagaggatAATTGAGACTACAAAACTGGGAGAAAGGGCTATAGGAGTAAAAGAATTCCAAGCTAGCCAAGTAAACTCACCTGGGAGGCCCCTGGCTAAGCCACTAGACGGGAGAAATCCCCAGGGACATGGGAGTTTAAGCCCAGGAACTCTGGATTCACCTTATGAGAAGCGAGTAGGAGAGATTGGCTACAGAAGAGTGGGCCTGGGCAGAAGGCAGCAGCATATATCAGGCAGTGGAAAAAGCTGGGGTAGGGGTCAAGGAATGAATATCTGGGCTTAGTTCTGCTGCTAATTCGCTGTTTGACATTTGATCAAGTCTCTTCACTTTTCTCTGGGACTGCTTTCTCAGCAGTACAAGAGGATATATGGGAATGTCGGGCAGTCACGACAACTGGggcgcagggggtgggggtggggtcggaGCTACCAGCATCCTGGGTCTGGGAACCAGGGATGCTAAATGGCTTGCACATCAAGGAACTGTCTCACCTAAGATGCCCACAGTCTCTGCACTGAGAAACCTGGACAGGATGGCATCAAAGCCTCCTCCAGACCTTTATGGTTCTATGGCATGTCCTCCTGGGAACATCACCTGGGGCAGGAGACAGGCTGCAACAACAGCAGAGGTCTGAGGTCTCAGGGAAGTGCTCCCCACAGAGGGGGACATAAaaacag
This genomic interval carries:
- the TNS2 gene encoding tensin-2 isoform X8, with the protein product MCWEGGLLSGSRALGQLLRKESGAGRAMKPRKAEPHSFREKVFRKKPPVCAVCKVTIDGTGVSCRVCKVATHRKCEAKVTSSCQALPPTELRRNTAPVRRIEHLGSTKSLNYSKQRSTLPRLRLLPRSFSLDPLMERRWDLDLTYVTERILAAAFPARPDEQRHRGHLRELAHVLQSKHRDKYLLFNLSEKRHDLTRLNPKVQDFGWPELHAPPLDKLCSICKAMETWLSADPQHVVVLYCKGSKGKLGVIVSAYMHYSKISAGADQALATLTMRKFCEDKVASELQPSQRRYISYFSGLLSGSIRMNSSPLFLHYVLVPMLPAFEPGTGFQPFLKIYQSMQLVYTSGIYHVAGPGPQQLCISLEPALLLKGDVMVTCYHRGSRGTDRTLVFRVQFHTCTIHGPRLTFPKDQLDEAWADERFPFQASVEFVFSSSPEKIKGSTPRNEPSVSVDYNTAEPAVRWDSYENFNLHHEDSVDDSVTHTRGPLDGSPYAQVQRAPRQTPPAPSPEPPPPPLLSVSSDSGHSSTLTAEPAAESPGRPPPTAAERRELERLLGGCGVAAGGRGAGRETAILDDEEQPPAGGGPRLGMYSGHRPGLSRHCSCRQGYREPCGVPNGGYYRPEGTLERRRLAYGAYEGPPQGYAEASVEKRRLCRSLSEGPYPYPPELGKPANGDFGYRTPGYREVVILEDPGLPALCSCPACEEKLALPTAALYGLRLEREAGEGWADEAGKALLHPVRPGHPLPLLVPSCGHHHAPVPGYSCLKPPKAGEEGHEGCSYAMCPEGRYGHPGYPALVTYGYGGAVPSYCPAYGRAPHSCGSPGEGRRYPSAGAHSPRAGSISPGSPPYPQSRNLSYEIPAEEGGDRYPPPGHLAPAGPLASAESPEPVSWRESPSGHSTLPRSPRDAQCSASSELSGPSTPLHTSSPVQGKESARRQDTRSPTLAPTQRLSPGEALPPASQGGAERAPELPARSGPEPPAPGPFSPASPPSSPNDWPQERSPGGRSDSTSPRGPVPTTLPGLRHAPWQGLRDSPDSPDGSPLTPVPTQMPWLVASPELPRSSPVPAFPLAASYDISGPTQPPLPEKRHLLGPGQQPGPWGPEQASPPARGTSHHVTFAPLLPDNAPQPPEPPVQESQSNVKFVQDTSKFWYKPHLSRDQAIALLKDKDPGAFLIRDSHSFQGAYGLALKVATPPPSAQPWKGDPLEQLVRHFLIETGPKGVKIKGCPSEPYFGSLSALVSQHSISPLSLPCCLRIPSKDPLEEAPEAPAPANMSTAADLLRQGAGLSPGHHADGQPEEALLSPPLSSEQHHLRQH
- the TNS2 gene encoding tensin-2 isoform X2, translating into MKSSGPVERLLRALGRRDSSRATNRPRKAEPHSFREKVFRKKPPVCAVCKVTIDGTGVSCRVCKVATHRKCEAKVTSSCQALPPTELRRNTAPVRRIEHLGSTKSLNYSKQRSTLPRLRLLPRSFSLDPLMERRWDLDLTYVTERILAAAFPARPDEQRHRGHLRELAHVLQSKHRDKYLLFNLSEKRHDLTRLNPKVQDFGWPELHAPPLDKLCSICKAMETWLSADPQHVVVLYCKGSKGKLGVIVSAYMHYSKISAGADQALATLTMRKFCEDKVASELQPSQRRYISYFSGLLSGSIRMNSSPLFLHYVLVPMLPAFEPGTGFQPFLKIYQSMQLVYTSGIYHVAGPGPQQLCISLEPALLLKGDVMVTCYHRGSRGTDRTLVFRVQFHTCTIHGPRLTFPKDQLDEAWADERFPFQASVEFVFSSSPEKIKGSTPRNEPSVSVDYNTAEPAVRWDSYENFNLHHEDSVDDSVTHTRGPLDGSPYAQVQRAPRQTPPAPSPEPPPPPLLSVSSDSGHSSTLTAEPAAESPGRPPPTAAERRELERLLGGCGVAAGGRGAGRETAILDDEEQPPAGGGPRLGMYSGHRPGLSRHCSCRQGYREPCGVPNGGYYRPEGTLERRRLAYGAYEGPPQGYAEASVEKRRLCRSLSEGPYPYPPELGKPANGDFGYRTPGYREVVILEDPGLPALCSCPACEEKLALPTAALYGLRLEREAGEGWADEAGKALLHPVRPGHPLPLLVPSCGHHHAPVPGYSCLKPPKAGEEGHEGCSYAMCPEGRYGHPGYPALVTYGYGGAVPSYCPAYGRAPHSCGSPGEGRRYPSAGAHSPRAGSISPGSPPYPQSRNLSYEIPAEEGGDRYPPPGHLAPAGPLASAESPEPVSWRESPSGHSTLPRSPRDAQCSASSELSGPSTPLHTSSPVQGKESARRQDTRSPTLAPTQRLSPGEALPPASQGGAERAPELPARSGPEPPAPGPFSPASPPSSPNDWPQERSPGGRSDSTSPRGPVPTTLPGLRHAPWQGLRDSPDSPDGSPLTPVPTQMPWLVASPELPRSSPVPAFPLAASYDISGPTQPPLPEKRHLLGPGQQPGPWGPEQASPPARGTSHHVTFAPLLPDNAPQPPEPPVQESQSNVKFVQDTSKFWYKPHLSRDQAIALLKDKDPGAFLIRDSHSFQGAYGLALKVATPPPSAQPWKGDPLEQLVRHFLIETGPKGVKIKGCPSEPYFGSLSALVSQHSISPLSLPCCLRIPSKDPLEEAPEAPAPANMSTAADLLRQGAACSVLYLTSVETESLTGPQAVARASSAALSCSPRPTPAIVHFKVSAQGITLTDNQRKLFFRRHYPVNSITFASTDPQDRRWTNPDGTTSKIFGFVAKKPGSPWENVCHLFAELDPDQPAGAIVTFITKVLLGQRK